In Longimicrobiales bacterium, the following proteins share a genomic window:
- the tssB gene encoding type VI secretion system contractile sheath small subunit: MAESTQHTLDRVRPPRVQITYDVEIGDAIQKKELPFVMGVISDLAGKPAEAPAPMKERKFVQVDRDNFNDVMKSVGPRLAFQVDNQLTDEDSKFNVELNFESMEDFDPVSVVQQVEPLRKLFEARQRLSDLRAKLDGNDDLDRLLIEIVENTDGLKEIQEATAPAEDDAE; this comes from the coding sequence ATGGCAGAAAGCACGCAGCATACGCTGGACCGAGTGCGCCCGCCCAGGGTGCAGATTACGTACGACGTCGAGATCGGGGACGCGATCCAGAAGAAGGAACTCCCCTTCGTCATGGGCGTGATTTCTGATCTGGCAGGCAAGCCCGCCGAAGCACCCGCTCCGATGAAAGAGCGCAAGTTCGTCCAGGTCGACCGTGACAACTTCAATGATGTCATGAAGTCAGTCGGCCCGCGTCTCGCGTTCCAGGTCGACAATCAGCTCACCGACGAAGACAGCAAGTTCAACGTCGAGCTGAATTTCGAGTCGATGGAGGACTTTGATCCGGTATCCGTAGTTCAGCAGGTCGAGCCACTTCGGAAGCTGTTCGAGGCGCGTCAGCGTCTGAGCGACCTCCGCGCTAAGCTCGATGGTAACGACGACCTCGATCGCCTACTGATCGAGATTGTCGAGAACACGGATGGCCTCAAGGAGATCCAGGAAGCGACGGCTCCGGCCGAGGACGACGCCGAGTAA
- the tssA gene encoding type VI secretion system protein TssA, protein MIAEQQVVALEALLRPVPGADPSGRSLQYDEIYDRIKDARRADDSVATRGIWDRDLKSANWKEVRQLCEDALIQETKDLQIAAWLMESWLHLEGLPGLRRGMEVLLQLSESYWEMVHPEISQGIDFRIAPFVWINEKVPASFGQLVVVDPQTDQSSEATWDEWNRALWLDKVGARSPDDEELKAEIAESHSIESFRGLCRKTPESFFRDTSAVLEDAIETTRALESFLDDRLGDESPSLVRFREGLAEILTWISVVMKEGSFRPDIVEVPVDTKEEEGSEPASVSSGNVPSVAESGAIRSRQEAYQVLLNAARYLKQVEPHSPTPYLVMKAVSWGDKTLDDLLREFVRKGLNLEALFTFLGIDQGVEEE, encoded by the coding sequence ATGATCGCCGAACAACAGGTGGTCGCCCTTGAGGCGCTCCTGCGTCCCGTTCCCGGGGCGGACCCATCGGGTCGTTCATTGCAGTACGATGAGATTTACGATCGCATCAAGGATGCGAGACGAGCGGACGACTCGGTCGCGACCCGGGGGATTTGGGATCGGGACCTAAAGTCGGCGAATTGGAAGGAGGTCAGGCAACTCTGCGAAGATGCTCTGATTCAAGAAACGAAGGACCTTCAGATTGCGGCATGGCTCATGGAGTCATGGCTCCATCTAGAAGGGTTGCCCGGGCTACGGCGTGGGATGGAAGTGCTGCTCCAGTTGTCGGAGAGTTATTGGGAGATGGTCCACCCCGAGATTTCGCAGGGGATCGACTTCCGGATTGCTCCTTTCGTCTGGATCAACGAGAAAGTACCCGCTTCATTCGGACAGCTGGTTGTGGTGGATCCACAGACTGACCAGAGCTCTGAGGCGACGTGGGATGAGTGGAATCGAGCCTTGTGGCTCGACAAGGTAGGGGCCCGAAGCCCCGATGATGAGGAACTCAAGGCGGAGATCGCCGAGTCTCACAGCATCGAGTCGTTTCGGGGGCTTTGCCGGAAGACGCCGGAGTCGTTCTTCCGTGACACCTCAGCTGTACTTGAGGACGCGATCGAAACGACGCGGGCATTAGAGAGCTTTTTGGATGACAGGCTGGGAGACGAATCCCCGAGCTTGGTTCGATTCAGGGAAGGACTCGCAGAGATCCTGACCTGGATCAGCGTAGTGATGAAAGAAGGGAGCTTCAGACCCGACATCGTGGAGGTACCAGTGGATACGAAGGAGGAGGAAGGCAGCGAGCCAGCATCCGTTTCGTCTGGCAACGTACCGTCCGTCGCCGAATCGGGTGCGATCCGCAGTCGGCAGGAGGCCTACCAGGTGCTGCTCAATGCAGCACGGTATCTGAAGCAAGTCGAGCCTCACAGCCCGACGCCTTATTTAGTGATGAAAGCAGTCTCGTGGGGTGACAAGACCCTCGATGACTTGTTACGCGAATTCGTTCGGAAAGGACTTAATCTGGAGGCGCTGTTCACGTTCCTCGGAATCGACCAAGGAGTCGAAGAAGAATGA
- a CDS encoding type VI secretion system protein yields the protein MTEILNFLTEHFRTVLAVLIITVIAVVVFIVIVLRRSREKPDEKSKTVKAPEEMPAPIASMTQAADLELSFRRGMKTLRGVTSGAGYRYRIPWYMMLGPTGSGNSTFLRQIPLPRRVQGNADLSAASHTVGWHFFDGGVVLDVTGSVVLKKDLTSDERGWQRLLALLKRHRPERPIDGVVLTLSAADLRSWRGRSKEELREIGGALFRRLREAQAELGVRFPVYVLLTQADRLPGFSSFVNAVPRRFHQDIFGWSSPYSLEASFREEWVDEALDGIADSLRDRSTEVLASRTQLADADAVFRFPDVADELRWATRTILAEVFEDSAYHESFFLRGVYFSGMVEKGEQVEAEHPKNLAGEFDNQVLSEETTVSSDSAAMSNERIAQMDELLSDQLNEIMHRQDFKSVVEEHHEESVFSSRLFTQKIFPERGLARGFAKGFLDRNRAIRWIQVAAALLVLVGLPGMFFGQASLRRDAGPLIELLDSVGTSITEHFGEDQAGLSQAAEERAVRSLLEQMSSLEAGPFRSVFLPTSFFDDLDQHIQDNMTEGFQDVILPTFRTGITEWADTMTDKQWALTLGGRIPLDDSDQLVRMTNRFQEYEVLVGYLSEIGQFLENADRFNRLSALGAGELQVFADLFFWYYETQLPQDFFENDEFYRAGLAGASVLPVGTADWAGFEVRATESATFLLERFYQRLLNAVEGLKQSFFAGASNPAFTASDLRQLWQDVGQVHDLLVSSDSMWFDTEAPLVPVLQVMLDSIPVNPDLMDRAAFQTLFTQAFDATRRRHLTELSNGLALLSRSLPVQADSTGRVAPSSGTRIDLAPRLGALRIALASLLNRGFMAPIGGVGGPPQPMLGGRPTWNMGPLEEALGYFAEYQAARGDTSTGVPPELRGLALGVAGRSLEERVRWSLSRAMTFEVSVGGEGRAWQEEELQARLAGFDQAARRLVGMLEMDEQVGGTPAGTAVAEAIILEASDLLSEIDMLLSSARLYEPVNGNLAVWRGTRPASLVGFGVPDAAGLEAYLAQQRQSLKMLAEYAAPVLGYLALPPVTELLRYDGRRIAPGTDNLIQRWRTIVRTLDEHENKAPGNELDAMEQFVRQDMGIATLSQCGSGGVTESGAPSQSYFGSVERQLRTSLADRCRDLARMALLGGYNQLAQFHGERLAGRFPFADLDTRPDAPDADVESVLEFLELWDQVTAPLDGDPITVVQTLLDDVVPVDFFRQMVEIRALLGPVVLPNEEGVPGALDVRTQMRTNRDSELRADQIVEWRLSLAGQAVTYQGAGGVGESTWRVGDVVALSLTWASESARRPVRQSASQAISVDDATVTWRYAGPWALLRLLMEHRPDAAALTGDPIVDRSTVNPRIVTRARDAVSETADPVDGLASVFIQLGLTPSTGGGTVIFPRFPTRPPPPAGR from the coding sequence GTGACCGAGATCCTGAACTTCCTGACCGAGCACTTCAGGACCGTACTGGCCGTGCTCATCATCACGGTGATCGCGGTCGTGGTGTTCATCGTGATCGTGCTCAGGCGCTCGCGAGAAAAGCCGGACGAGAAATCCAAGACAGTTAAGGCTCCCGAGGAGATGCCTGCTCCGATTGCGTCCATGACGCAGGCCGCTGACTTGGAGCTGTCGTTCCGACGTGGCATGAAAACGCTTCGCGGCGTCACCTCCGGCGCCGGCTACCGCTATCGCATCCCCTGGTACATGATGCTGGGGCCCACCGGCAGTGGGAACAGCACCTTCCTTCGGCAGATCCCCCTGCCGCGTCGAGTCCAGGGCAATGCAGACCTTTCGGCGGCCAGCCACACGGTAGGGTGGCACTTCTTTGACGGCGGCGTGGTGCTCGACGTCACCGGGAGCGTGGTCCTCAAGAAGGACCTGACTTCAGACGAGAGGGGCTGGCAACGGCTGCTGGCGCTCCTAAAACGACACCGCCCCGAACGGCCTATCGACGGCGTGGTCCTGACGCTATCCGCAGCAGACCTTCGATCCTGGCGCGGCCGTTCAAAAGAAGAACTCCGTGAGATCGGCGGAGCCCTGTTCCGCCGTCTGCGCGAAGCTCAGGCCGAACTGGGGGTCCGATTTCCCGTCTACGTCCTCCTGACGCAGGCCGATCGCCTCCCCGGATTCTCCAGTTTCGTCAACGCCGTCCCTCGCCGTTTCCATCAAGACATCTTCGGCTGGTCGAGTCCATACTCGCTGGAAGCTTCGTTCAGGGAGGAGTGGGTGGACGAGGCGCTCGACGGGATCGCCGATTCCCTGAGAGACCGGTCCACTGAAGTCCTCGCTTCCCGCACCCAACTCGCAGACGCCGACGCCGTCTTCCGCTTTCCGGACGTCGCCGACGAACTCCGCTGGGCTACGCGCACCATCCTCGCAGAGGTATTCGAGGACAGCGCCTACCACGAGAGCTTCTTCCTCCGAGGTGTCTACTTCTCCGGGATGGTCGAGAAGGGCGAACAGGTTGAGGCCGAGCATCCAAAGAATTTGGCCGGGGAGTTCGACAACCAAGTTCTTTCGGAAGAGACCACCGTGTCTTCGGACTCGGCAGCAATGTCCAACGAGCGCATTGCTCAAATGGATGAACTCCTGAGCGATCAGCTCAACGAGATCATGCATCGTCAGGACTTCAAATCAGTTGTGGAAGAGCATCACGAGGAATCGGTTTTCTCCAGCCGCCTCTTCACTCAGAAGATCTTCCCAGAACGAGGATTGGCACGAGGCTTTGCCAAGGGATTCCTAGACCGAAACCGAGCCATTCGCTGGATCCAGGTCGCGGCAGCTCTTCTCGTGCTGGTGGGCCTTCCTGGGATGTTCTTCGGGCAGGCGTCACTCCGACGCGACGCTGGCCCACTGATCGAGTTGCTCGACTCGGTCGGGACCAGCATCACCGAACACTTCGGCGAGGATCAAGCAGGATTGTCGCAGGCCGCTGAAGAGAGAGCCGTGCGCTCCCTTCTTGAGCAAATGTCGAGCTTGGAAGCTGGCCCATTCAGGTCTGTCTTCCTACCGACTTCGTTTTTTGACGACCTGGACCAGCACATCCAGGACAACATGACGGAGGGGTTCCAAGACGTAATCTTGCCGACCTTCCGAACAGGCATCACCGAGTGGGCCGACACGATGACCGACAAACAGTGGGCATTGACACTGGGTGGCCGGATCCCACTGGATGATTCGGATCAGTTGGTCCGAATGACCAATCGGTTCCAGGAGTACGAAGTGCTGGTCGGATACCTGAGCGAAATCGGGCAATTCCTGGAGAACGCCGACCGCTTCAATCGGCTTTCGGCCCTCGGGGCGGGAGAACTCCAGGTCTTCGCAGATCTCTTCTTCTGGTACTACGAAACCCAGCTACCGCAGGACTTCTTCGAAAACGACGAATTCTATCGCGCCGGCCTAGCAGGTGCATCGGTACTCCCGGTCGGCACAGCTGATTGGGCGGGCTTCGAAGTCAGAGCAACCGAATCCGCGACCTTCTTGCTGGAACGTTTTTACCAGCGCCTCCTTAATGCGGTGGAGGGGCTCAAACAAAGTTTTTTCGCTGGAGCGTCCAATCCGGCATTCACCGCGTCCGACCTACGCCAACTTTGGCAAGATGTCGGGCAGGTCCATGACCTTCTGGTGTCTTCGGACAGCATGTGGTTCGATACCGAAGCTCCCCTCGTCCCTGTGCTCCAGGTCATGCTCGATTCTATTCCGGTGAATCCAGACCTGATGGACCGAGCCGCTTTCCAAACCCTCTTCACGCAGGCCTTCGATGCGACACGGAGGCGGCACCTAACAGAGCTTTCTAACGGGCTGGCCCTCCTGTCGAGATCACTGCCAGTCCAGGCGGACTCCACCGGTCGGGTAGCGCCAAGCAGTGGCACTCGCATCGACCTGGCCCCGCGCCTCGGTGCGCTCCGCATAGCGCTGGCCAGCCTACTCAACCGTGGCTTCATGGCTCCTATAGGCGGCGTGGGCGGCCCTCCGCAACCCATGCTGGGCGGCCGGCCGACCTGGAACATGGGTCCCCTGGAAGAAGCTCTCGGCTACTTCGCTGAATACCAGGCCGCTCGCGGGGATACCTCCACAGGAGTCCCGCCGGAGCTCCGCGGATTGGCCCTAGGCGTGGCGGGTCGCTCCCTCGAGGAGCGCGTGCGGTGGTCCTTAAGCCGGGCGATGACGTTCGAGGTGAGTGTCGGAGGCGAAGGCCGGGCGTGGCAGGAGGAGGAACTCCAGGCTCGCCTGGCGGGATTCGATCAGGCCGCGCGCAGACTCGTCGGAATGTTGGAGATGGACGAGCAAGTCGGTGGGACTCCTGCCGGGACCGCCGTGGCCGAGGCCATCATCCTCGAAGCTTCCGACCTGCTCAGCGAAATCGACATGCTTCTGAGCAGCGCCCGTCTATATGAGCCGGTGAACGGAAACCTCGCTGTGTGGCGTGGTACCCGGCCTGCCTCTCTGGTCGGTTTCGGAGTACCCGACGCGGCCGGGCTCGAAGCCTATCTGGCCCAGCAGCGACAGTCACTGAAGATGCTAGCTGAGTATGCCGCACCCGTGTTGGGATATCTCGCCCTCCCGCCCGTTACAGAGCTTCTCCGCTACGACGGCCGGCGAATCGCACCTGGCACGGACAACCTCATTCAGCGCTGGCGCACCATTGTGCGCACCCTAGACGAGCACGAGAACAAGGCCCCGGGGAACGAGCTGGACGCGATGGAGCAGTTCGTCCGACAGGACATGGGGATCGCCACACTGTCTCAGTGCGGCTCGGGCGGTGTGACTGAGAGCGGAGCACCATCCCAAAGCTACTTCGGGTCGGTCGAGCGTCAGTTGAGAACGTCGCTCGCAGACCGGTGCCGTGACTTGGCCCGGATGGCTCTCTTAGGCGGGTACAACCAGCTCGCCCAGTTCCACGGCGAACGGTTGGCTGGCCGATTCCCGTTCGCCGACCTGGACACGCGGCCGGATGCGCCGGATGCCGACGTCGAGTCCGTGTTGGAGTTCCTCGAACTATGGGACCAGGTCACTGCCCCGCTCGACGGAGACCCCATCACGGTTGTGCAGACTCTCCTGGACGATGTAGTGCCCGTCGACTTCTTCCGCCAAATGGTGGAGATCCGAGCACTTCTCGGTCCGGTGGTATTGCCGAACGAAGAAGGAGTCCCCGGCGCCCTGGACGTCCGAACCCAAATGAGGACGAACCGGGATTCCGAGCTTCGAGCCGACCAGATCGTCGAATGGCGCTTGAGCCTAGCCGGCCAAGCGGTGACCTACCAAGGCGCCGGCGGAGTCGGAGAGAGCACATGGCGAGTGGGCGATGTTGTTGCGCTGAGTCTGACGTGGGCGTCAGAGTCTGCGCGGCGCCCTGTTCGTCAATCCGCGAGTCAGGCAATCTCTGTGGACGACGCAACCGTCACGTGGCGGTACGCTGGACCGTGGGCGCTGCTCAGGCTTCTCATGGAGCACCGTCCTGACGCTGCGGCACTGACCGGCGATCCAATCGTCGACCGTTCCACGGTCAATCCCAGAATCGTCACCAGGGCCCGGGACGCGGTGTCTGAGACAGCAGATCCGGTTGATGGGCTCGCGAGCGTTTTCATTCAACTCGGACTGACTCCCTCAACAGGTGGCGGAACCGTCATCTTTCCTCGTTTTCCGACTCGCCCGCCCCCACCCGCGGGTCGATAA
- a CDS encoding DotU family type IV/VI secretion system protein, with amino-acid sequence MTDGWSHRILASAFRDFYTSLSEIGADIEADPWHFTKRAGEASEDRTAAHSKAVARVRTHLHDFLKGQARELTRSLGPEGIDWMDEAQYVMASLADEVLVNMEWEGREAWSRELLETHMFGSHVAGEQVLERAEALLAEGDDANWDMAWIYLSALSLGFLGKYRGTRDSGGLQSLRRRLLNFVTRGRTTLADDIDPLFSQPTESTLVSTENLRLPPVRRWVAVLLVMIGSYLVLSHFVWTDVSQGIRDVSADVARATAEAGR; translated from the coding sequence ATGACCGACGGGTGGTCGCATCGGATCCTGGCGAGCGCATTCCGGGATTTTTACACCAGCCTCTCTGAAATTGGGGCGGATATCGAGGCGGATCCGTGGCACTTCACCAAACGAGCCGGTGAAGCCTCGGAAGACCGCACGGCCGCCCATTCCAAGGCTGTGGCTCGCGTGCGTACCCACCTGCATGACTTCCTCAAGGGACAGGCTCGGGAGCTGACACGTTCGCTCGGGCCAGAAGGTATCGATTGGATGGACGAGGCCCAGTACGTCATGGCCTCACTCGCTGACGAGGTCCTCGTAAACATGGAGTGGGAAGGACGCGAGGCATGGTCCCGCGAGCTCCTTGAGACGCACATGTTCGGCTCCCACGTGGCAGGCGAACAGGTGTTAGAACGAGCGGAGGCACTCCTCGCCGAGGGCGACGACGCCAACTGGGACATGGCTTGGATCTACCTCTCCGCGCTCTCTCTCGGCTTTTTGGGCAAGTATCGAGGCACACGCGACTCCGGCGGCCTGCAAAGCCTTCGCCGCCGCCTCCTCAACTTCGTCACCCGGGGCCGAACAACGCTCGCAGACGATATCGATCCGCTGTTTTCGCAACCGACGGAAAGCACGCTCGTTTCGACCGAAAATCTGCGGCTGCCTCCGGTGCGGCGCTGGGTCGCGGTCCTTCTTGTCATGATCGGGAGCTATCTCGTCCTCTCCCATTTTGTTTGGACTGACGTCTCGCAGGGAATTCGTGATGTAAGTGCCGATGTAGCCCGCGCGACGGCGGAGGCTGGCCGGTGA
- the tssK gene encoding type VI secretion system baseplate subunit TssK — protein sequence MIDGKDLPDAIQWHEGMLLAPQHFQQADLRSEGLVHYHMGIAAPFHWGVRTLKYDDRALASGVFQITQIEALLPDGVLVNTPLQVDLNSFVENQGGRGELTIHLAVPARRGPTEPVAGSVPRYASVEGYPVADEHLGEGAVRIPRLQPAAQLLVTETPAEKYTSFPIAKIILERGNFEATDFAPPVLAADAVGYPGTAVSELARAVREKSRFLSDKVRASSAMVRGDKIRDLQGMVEKLFVGLPPLEALLAVRGTHPFHIYQALTALAGHMAGLTPGLLPTGFKRYDHNNLRDSFDEVLGFCYRMVNSVEQAYEVIAFQFDRDAFRLRLRSAWSGTSAVIGAVGAPGATESSVLSWVMEARVGTADRIKSIEDRRIRGAKRTRIDSDDDLGLVPSSGVLLFRIELDPEFVTDEEVLTLSHPAERQGRERPAEIVFYAPDQVNV from the coding sequence ATGATTGACGGAAAAGATCTGCCCGACGCGATCCAGTGGCACGAAGGCATGCTCCTGGCACCCCAGCATTTCCAACAAGCGGACCTCCGCAGCGAAGGACTGGTCCACTACCACATGGGTATCGCGGCTCCGTTTCATTGGGGAGTCCGGACGCTGAAATACGACGACCGGGCACTTGCCAGCGGTGTGTTTCAAATCACTCAGATCGAGGCCCTCCTTCCGGACGGCGTGCTCGTCAACACGCCACTCCAGGTCGACCTCAACTCGTTCGTGGAAAACCAAGGCGGTCGTGGTGAGCTAACCATCCATCTGGCCGTTCCCGCACGTCGTGGGCCAACTGAGCCGGTGGCAGGGAGTGTACCCCGCTACGCATCGGTCGAGGGTTACCCTGTAGCTGACGAGCACCTGGGCGAGGGCGCAGTTCGCATCCCTCGCCTTCAGCCCGCGGCTCAGCTTCTCGTCACTGAGACGCCTGCCGAGAAGTACACGAGCTTCCCGATAGCGAAAATCATCCTCGAACGCGGCAACTTCGAGGCAACTGATTTCGCCCCCCCGGTTCTCGCCGCAGATGCGGTCGGATACCCGGGCACGGCTGTCTCCGAGCTGGCACGAGCCGTGCGCGAGAAGTCACGCTTTCTCTCAGATAAGGTCAGGGCGTCCTCAGCGATGGTCCGCGGAGACAAGATCCGCGACCTCCAAGGTATGGTCGAGAAGCTATTCGTAGGCCTGCCACCCCTTGAGGCACTGCTTGCCGTCCGCGGCACACATCCGTTCCACATCTATCAGGCGCTAACCGCCCTGGCGGGGCACATGGCCGGGCTCACGCCCGGGCTGCTGCCGACAGGGTTCAAGCGCTACGACCACAACAATCTGCGCGACTCTTTCGACGAAGTCCTCGGGTTTTGCTACCGAATGGTGAACAGCGTCGAGCAGGCTTACGAGGTGATCGCGTTCCAATTCGACCGCGATGCCTTCCGCTTGCGTCTGCGCTCGGCATGGAGCGGCACGAGCGCCGTCATCGGGGCCGTCGGAGCGCCTGGCGCGACAGAGAGCAGCGTGCTGTCCTGGGTAATGGAAGCACGCGTCGGCACCGCTGACCGAATTAAGTCCATCGAGGACAGGCGCATCCGAGGCGCGAAGCGCACACGGATCGATTCAGACGACGATCTGGGCTTGGTACCAAGTAGCGGGGTCCTCCTCTTCAGAATTGAACTCGATCCGGAGTTCGTAACAGATGAAGAAGTCCTCACGCTCTCGCATCCGGCTGAACGACAAGGACGTGAGCGGCCGGCCGAAATCGTCTTCTATGCCCCGGATCAGGTCAACGTATGA
- a CDS encoding SPOR domain-containing protein, giving the protein MNDPRVVLDKTGLIQISVGMVALLGLGFVAGAVVGYGVHVDPQLRSAADGVSIAMDLQDAPACLPADPVNTQLAAADAPTDEAAPTAEPMLSDPATVAMNDALMRRRTLAAAAPDLIQTTEMPSAIALEGAGNGYAVQLGAFGVEENADRFAGSLRGRGYDPLVVAARNRSGQWIKRVHLQLFESEASALLAAESFSSHEGIPAVVVPFEGQR; this is encoded by the coding sequence ATGAACGACCCACGTGTTGTCCTAGATAAGACTGGCCTAATCCAAATCTCTGTTGGAATGGTGGCCCTACTTGGCCTCGGCTTCGTGGCCGGAGCGGTTGTCGGCTACGGAGTGCACGTCGATCCGCAGCTTCGATCGGCCGCAGATGGAGTCTCCATAGCTATGGACCTTCAGGACGCTCCGGCCTGCCTCCCGGCGGATCCGGTGAACACTCAGTTGGCCGCAGCCGATGCTCCGACCGACGAAGCAGCGCCCACCGCGGAGCCCATGCTTTCGGATCCTGCCACGGTCGCAATGAACGACGCACTCATGCGTCGCCGAACACTGGCTGCGGCGGCACCCGACCTTATTCAGACTACAGAAATGCCAAGCGCCATTGCCCTTGAGGGCGCAGGGAACGGTTACGCCGTTCAGCTGGGAGCTTTCGGAGTGGAAGAAAACGCCGACCGATTTGCTGGGAGCCTGCGAGGGCGGGGCTACGACCCTTTGGTCGTGGCTGCCCGAAATCGCTCTGGACAGTGGATCAAGCGCGTTCACCTTCAGCTGTTCGAGAGCGAAGCCTCAGCCCTCCTCGCGGCAGAGAGCTTCAGCTCGCACGAAGGGATTCCGGCCGTAGTGGTTCCGTTTGAAGGACAGCGGTGA
- a CDS encoding toxin-antitoxin system YwqK family antitoxin translates to MTTEPGTKEAAPTVLEGDTPPLDGGEPVEDTAREVTEYYEAGQIKEVSHFRGEQIHGQVTLYREDGSLESRSHFADGALHGLAEIFDETGSPAQQANYINGAVVGEVKIFDAGALSMTVMMKSGVQHGPIKTFDTSGRLISKMEFVEGAQEGESLWYGPAGEVTRRALYTGGKLNGVTFDYYSDGTVQQKTEYVDGEIEGETVIYDPEGEVIHQQVIAPQVAVVAPEVLAEEESGLQGGSEGVEEEDGKAEKATFSGFFGRFRGE, encoded by the coding sequence ATGACGACTGAACCAGGCACCAAGGAAGCCGCACCAACAGTGCTCGAGGGAGACACTCCCCCGTTAGACGGAGGGGAGCCCGTTGAGGATACTGCCCGAGAGGTGACCGAGTACTATGAAGCGGGCCAGATTAAAGAGGTCTCACACTTTCGCGGCGAGCAGATTCACGGCCAGGTAACACTCTACCGAGAGGACGGATCGCTAGAGAGCCGTTCGCATTTCGCGGACGGGGCGCTGCATGGCCTTGCAGAGATCTTCGACGAGACCGGAAGCCCGGCCCAGCAGGCGAACTACATCAATGGTGCAGTGGTCGGCGAAGTGAAGATTTTCGACGCCGGTGCTCTGTCGATGACCGTAATGATGAAGTCGGGGGTACAGCACGGACCGATCAAGACGTTCGATACGTCAGGACGTCTGATATCGAAGATGGAATTCGTGGAAGGTGCCCAGGAGGGCGAGTCCTTGTGGTACGGGCCAGCCGGCGAAGTCACTCGCCGGGCCCTGTACACGGGCGGGAAGTTGAACGGGGTCACATTCGACTACTACTCCGACGGCACCGTCCAACAGAAAACGGAATACGTGGATGGTGAGATCGAAGGTGAGACTGTCATTTACGATCCCGAGGGCGAGGTGATCCATCAGCAAGTGATCGCCCCGCAAGTTGCTGTTGTGGCACCGGAAGTGCTCGCGGAAGAAGAGAGCGGGTTGCAGGGAGGCTCAGAAGGGGTGGAAGAAGAGGATGGCAAGGCTGAAAAGGCCACCTTCTCCGGCTTCTTCGGGCGATTCAGGGGAGAGTAG